The genomic interval TTGAACCCGGAAAGTCGCTCTAGCATTCTGGCGCTCACTCATGGCACTCAACGCATCCTTGATATCCTGGCCAAAATCAGGTCCCAGTATAAATACGATCTCATCAATATTGCGATCTAAAGTACGCGCAAAAGTCTCTACGATGCGTTCCACAATCATCTTTCCTGCTACGGGTAACAACGGCTTGGGAACGGTATGCGAATGGGGCCGAACTCTTGTTCCACGGCCTGCCATTGGTATTATTAATTTCATATATTTGAATCGATTAGGATGATAAATTATCTATTTTTGTTAGTCATTAATATAACGGATGTTCCGTACTTTAGCGACCATTTAAGCATTGAAATCTCATAACATAACTCCTTACAGTTGAGCTGGTATTTACAACTTATTGATATTCTTCTTCTCGGATTTGTCCTCGTCATGACCCGCCACTTGTTGCTCAGGGGACGTTACTTTTTGCACATTTTCCAACAAAACGGTTATAAGCTGGGGGAGTATCGAGACTGGCTTATTGAACACTTTTTCAGGCGTGTCATCACAGCTGAACATATTTTGTTCAACATTGTGATTGCCGCCATGATTGTTCTGCTTTCGAACACTCTTACCGGCAGCAGCGCTGTTATCATTCTTTCTGCATTTGCCGCTTTCTGGTTTGTACCTTTTAACTATTATGCCAGTGACAACTCCAAGAAACCACTCGCCTTTACCCCGCGGATGATCCGGCTGACTATCCCATTTGCCCTTCTGGCTCTATTGCTGCCTTCCTTTGTAACATACTTTTCATATACCGGACACATTCCATTTACTAATCTTCAATTTCAAACTTCCATTTTATACTCAGCCGACATTTATCTGCTGGCATTCGGATGGATTGTAGCTGATGCGCTTGTCCCGTTTTTTATTTTCTTGGCAGCATTCATCACCAAGCCTTACGAAAATTACGTGCATCGCTATTTTATCAGACAAGCCCAAAATAAGCTGGTCCAAATGCCCGATCTCACCGTCATTGCCATCACCGGCAGCTATGGCAAAACGAGTACAAAGTTTATGATTCGGGATCTACTCAGCGAGCGCTATTCCGTCTGTGCCACACCCGGCAGCTATAACACCCCCATGGGCATCTGCAAAGTTATAAACAATGATTTAACCGCCCGTCACCAAGTGCTAGTGCTTGAAATGGGGGCTCGCTACGAAGGCAATATAGACGAGCTTTGTGATATTGCCGAACCTGACATTTCGGTGGTGACCAATGTAGGCATTGCCCATCTCGAAACTTTCGGCTCTCAGGATGCTATCGCCCGCACGAAATCTACACTGGTAAAACGTGCCAAATCAAATGGTACTGCCATCCTGAATGGAGATGACCAGCGCGTGGCCAAGATGGCTAACTTACGCGATGATATAGAATTTATTACGACGGGATTGCAAAATGGAGATATTCGGGGAACTAATATTCAATACAGTTCTGAGGGCATGCAGTTTACGGTGTCTTTAGATAATAATTCCAAGCTATTTACTATGCAGCTGCTTGGCACTCACAACGTGCAAAATATGCTGCTGGCTGTGGGCGTGGGGCAAGCCCTGGACTTGCGACTCAGTACAATGTCAGCTGCAGCAAAACGCATTGAACCGGTCGAGCACCGGCTGGAGCTTAAAAATAAAGGGTCCCTGACTATCATTGATGATGCCTTTAACGCCAATCCCATTGGCGCAAAAAATGCCGTCAATACACTAGCTAAGTTCAACAGCGGCCGACGTATCATCATAACGCCAGGTATGATTGAACTGGGTGATCTGCAGGATAAAAAGAATCGGGAGTTCGGCCAGCAAATCGGTCAAGCCGGGCTCGATCTCGTCATTCTTGTGGGCACTAGCCAAACCGAGGCAATACGAAAGGGCATTGCATCCACAGAATTTGATATGGGGAAGGTACACACCGTGCAAAGCCTGGATGAGGCTAACCGTTTAATGCAAGATACTGCTGAAGATGGAGATGTAGTGCTCTACGAAAATGATCTACCCGACAGCTTTGATGAGTAAATATTAATTGCTGTAAACTAACCACCTCACTTTTTTCGAATATCACCTTTTATCCCGCCATCACTTCTTCGATATCGGCACGCTCTTTGGGTACCGTCGTCAGGTTTTCGTGGCCGTTTTCCGTGATAATTAAATTATCTTCTATGCGGATACCACCAAAATCCATCAGGTCCTGCAGCTTAGATCCATTAAGAAATTTTGAAGCTTTTTCATCTTCAAGCGCTGGCTGTAGCAAGGCAGGAACAAAATAGAGTCCCGGCTCAATGGTAAGCACCATGCCCGGCTGCAACGTTCGACGCATCCGCAAATACTTAATACCCGGCCGCTCGATACGCTCTACGC from Fodinibius salinus carries:
- a CDS encoding UDP-N-acetylmuramoyl-tripeptide--D-alanyl-D-alanine ligase, which gives rise to MSWYLQLIDILLLGFVLVMTRHLLLRGRYFLHIFQQNGYKLGEYRDWLIEHFFRRVITAEHILFNIVIAAMIVLLSNTLTGSSAVIILSAFAAFWFVPFNYYASDNSKKPLAFTPRMIRLTIPFALLALLLPSFVTYFSYTGHIPFTNLQFQTSILYSADIYLLAFGWIVADALVPFFIFLAAFITKPYENYVHRYFIRQAQNKLVQMPDLTVIAITGSYGKTSTKFMIRDLLSERYSVCATPGSYNTPMGICKVINNDLTARHQVLVLEMGARYEGNIDELCDIAEPDISVVTNVGIAHLETFGSQDAIARTKSTLVKRAKSNGTAILNGDDQRVAKMANLRDDIEFITTGLQNGDIRGTNIQYSSEGMQFTVSLDNNSKLFTMQLLGTHNVQNMLLAVGVGQALDLRLSTMSAAAKRIEPVEHRLELKNKGSLTIIDDAFNANPIGAKNAVNTLAKFNSGRRIIITPGMIELGDLQDKKNREFGQQIGQAGLDLVILVGTSQTEAIRKGIASTEFDMGKVHTVQSLDEANRLMQDTAEDGDVVLYENDLPDSFDE